The Blattabacteriaceae bacterium sequence AATGAAAAAAAATTTCTAACCACAGATCCTAAAGTAAAATATTATAGAGATCAGGAAAAAAAAATTATTATGCGAATGGCTAGGTCCTTCGAGAAGAATGACTTGAAGGATCTTCAAGTCTTGATTGAAGAACTAAATATAAGGGATCCGGAAACAGGTTCTAGAAATTGGGAGGAGATTCGTAAGTTTAATTTGATGTTTAAAATTGGAGGAACTAAAGAAGGAATTTACTTAAGGCCAGAAACTGCGCAAGGTATTTTTGTTAATTTTTCTCAGGTACAAAAAAGCGCAAGAATGAAACTCCCTTTTGGTATCGCTCAAATTGGTAAATCCTTTCGAAATGAAATCATTGCAAGAACATTTATTTTTAGAATGCGTGAATTTGAACAGATGGAAATGCAGTTTTTCGTATCTCCAGGGGAGGAAATTAAATGGTATGAATATTGGAAAAACACTAGAATGAAATGGCATCTAACTTTAGGATTCGGAAAAGATAAATATCGTTTTTTGGATCATAAAAAACTAGCGCATTATGCGAATACTGCTAGTGATATCGAATTTAGTTTCCCGTTTGGATTTAGAGAACTCGAGGGAATTCATTCCAGAACGGATTTTGATTTGAAAAACCACGAAAAACATTCTAGAAAAAATTTAAAATATTTTGATAACATTAAAAATCAAAATTATCTACCTTCTGTAATAGAAACTTCTCTAGGCCTAGATAGGATGTTCTTATCTGTTTTTTCTTCTTCTCTTAAAGAAGAGAATACTAAAAATAGTAAACGTCTTTTCCTTAAACTACACCC is a genomic window containing:
- a CDS encoding glycine--tRNA ligase gives rise to the protein MKKINNDHLKNVIAHAKSYGFVFPSSEIYDGMNAVYDYGPYGIGLKNNIKEFWWKSMVQLRENIVGIDSAILMNPHIWKSSGHVDAFNDLMVYNKDSKRRYRVDVLIENYIEKIQNKIKKELYKAKKCSGLFFNEKKFLTTDPKVKYYRDQEKKIIMRMARSFEKNDLKDLQVLIEELNIRDPETGSRNWEEIRKFNLMFKIGGTKEGIYLRPETAQGIFVNFSQVQKSARMKLPFGIAQIGKSFRNEIIARTFIFRMREFEQMEMQFFVSPGEEIKWYEYWKNTRMKWHLTLGFGKDKYRFLDHKKLAHYANTASDIEFSFPFGFRELEGIHSRTDFDLKNHEKHSRKNLKYFDNIKNQNYLPSVIETSLGLDRMFLSVFSSSLKEENTKNSKRLFLKLHPSLAPVKAAVLPLVKKDGLAEMAKKIFHTLKTDHQITYDENESIGKRYRRQDSIGTPICITIDYESFQDESITVRFRDDMKQKRLFIKELTDFLNIETGITSLLKNL